A genome region from Arachidicoccus soli includes the following:
- a CDS encoding carboxypeptidase M32: MANTIQDLYQKYLATSHQIADIRYATAVLEWDQETYLPSKGAAARSRQLATLSEMAHKLSTEKVYGDIIEELLATGRLTGKELINVELSKENFDRQKKIPSKFVRELSESISGAYHLWIEARRKNDYDIFEPALNRLVKLKQQEAELLGYENHPYDALLKDYEKSASVKMLDNLFEAMTAPLKELLKKVLERGSVNDDFLRQFYPKQKQWDWGIYLIKELGFDFEAGRQDISEHPFTTNFSALDVRITTRIDEHDFANMNWSCIHETGHALYEQGLPYEDYGLPSGEYASLSIHESQSRFWENCIGRSKEFWQYYYPELQKHFPEQLGNISLNDFGKAINKVEPSLIRTEADELTYHFHIKIRYIIDKELIGGTLSTKNLRERWSELYKEYLNVIVQDDNTGCLQDVHWSHGSFGYFPTYSLGSFYAAQFWEKIKEDQPNALIDVQNGNLKDILAWLRKNIHSRGQQCKSSEALCEKVTGKPLHTDAFLRYLNEKLL; encoded by the coding sequence ATGGCGAATACAATACAAGATTTATATCAAAAATATTTAGCTACCAGCCATCAGATTGCGGATATCCGATATGCCACAGCTGTGCTGGAATGGGATCAGGAAACTTATTTACCTTCAAAAGGTGCAGCAGCGCGCAGTAGACAATTGGCTACCTTATCTGAGATGGCGCATAAACTATCAACAGAGAAAGTATATGGAGATATAATAGAAGAACTTCTTGCAACTGGAAGATTAACTGGTAAGGAATTGATAAATGTAGAATTATCAAAGGAAAATTTCGACAGGCAAAAGAAAATTCCATCAAAATTTGTAAGGGAGCTAAGCGAAAGTATTTCAGGTGCTTATCATCTGTGGATAGAGGCCAGAAGAAAAAACGATTACGATATATTTGAGCCGGCCCTAAATAGACTTGTGAAACTAAAACAACAAGAAGCTGAATTATTAGGCTACGAAAATCATCCATATGATGCACTTTTAAAAGATTATGAAAAAAGTGCCTCCGTAAAAATGTTGGACAACCTATTTGAAGCTATGACAGCGCCTTTAAAAGAACTTCTAAAAAAAGTCCTTGAAAGAGGTAGCGTCAATGATGATTTCTTGCGTCAATTTTATCCCAAGCAGAAACAATGGGACTGGGGAATATATTTGATTAAAGAATTAGGGTTTGATTTTGAAGCTGGTAGGCAAGATATTTCTGAACATCCTTTTACGACTAATTTCTCAGCCTTAGATGTGCGCATCACTACCAGAATTGATGAACATGATTTTGCTAACATGAATTGGAGCTGTATACACGAAACTGGTCATGCACTCTATGAACAAGGACTTCCATACGAGGATTATGGCTTACCTTCAGGAGAATATGCTTCACTAAGCATTCACGAATCTCAAAGCAGATTCTGGGAAAACTGCATCGGCAGAAGTAAGGAATTCTGGCAATATTATTACCCGGAACTTCAAAAGCATTTCCCTGAACAATTGGGGAATATATCTTTGAATGATTTTGGAAAGGCTATTAACAAAGTAGAGCCATCTTTAATACGAACCGAGGCAGATGAACTTACCTATCATTTTCATATCAAAATCCGTTATATCATCGATAAGGAATTAATTGGCGGAACACTCTCAACAAAAAATCTTAGAGAAAGATGGTCGGAATTATATAAAGAATATTTAAACGTCATTGTACAAGATGATAATACCGGATGTCTACAAGACGTCCATTGGAGTCATGGGAGTTTCGGTTATTTTCCGACATATAGTTTAGGAAGCTTTTATGCAGCTCAATTTTGGGAAAAAATAAAAGAAGATCAGCCGAATGCCTTAATCGATGTTCAAAATGGAAATTTGAAAGACATTTTAGCTTGGTTAAGAAAAAATATTCATTCCCGGGGGCAACAATGTAAATCGAGTGAAGCCTTATGTGAAAAAGTTACAGGCAAACCATTGCATACTGATGCATTTTTAAGATATTTAAATGAAAAATTGCTATAA
- the glmM gene encoding phosphoglucosamine mutase, producing the protein MSLIKSISGIRGTIGGKPGETLSPLDVVKFTAAYGTWIKQNSNENYKIVVGRDGRMSGEMVQRLVVSTLNAVGLDVIDVGLSTTPTVEMAVIFESAAGGIILTASHNPKEWNALKLLNEKGEFINAEIGKKILEIAAEESFDFVPVDKLGSYAINETVLAKHIDAVVKYPLVKADAIKRKGFKIVIDAINSTGAIAVPELLRALGVEDANIIVLNEEVNGKFAHNPEPLPEHLNSLRNEVKQRKADLGIAVDPDVDRLCFVCEDGSLFGEEYTLVAVADYILQHKKGNTVSNMSSTRALRDITENAGGEYFASAVGEVNVVNKMKAVNAVIGGEGNGGIIVPDLHYGRDALIGIALFLSLIVDKKSVHHLRNQYPNYFISKNKIELENGIDTSKVFGHIISKYKNNPINKEDGLKIEFDKDWVHLRTSNTEPIVRIYAESSSPTTAENIAKRIMQDIKETM; encoded by the coding sequence ATGTCTTTAATAAAGAGCATTTCGGGAATTCGTGGAACGATTGGTGGAAAGCCCGGTGAAACCCTAAGTCCACTGGATGTAGTTAAATTCACTGCGGCTTACGGTACTTGGATAAAACAAAATAGTAATGAGAATTACAAAATAGTAGTTGGTCGTGATGGCAGAATGAGTGGAGAAATGGTGCAGCGCTTAGTAGTTTCTACTTTAAATGCTGTAGGCTTGGATGTTATTGATGTAGGTCTTAGCACGACTCCTACAGTAGAAATGGCTGTAATATTTGAATCAGCTGCCGGCGGCATTATATTAACGGCTAGTCATAATCCAAAAGAATGGAATGCCTTAAAGTTACTCAACGAGAAAGGAGAATTTATTAATGCTGAAATCGGTAAAAAAATTCTGGAAATAGCTGCTGAAGAATCATTTGATTTTGTACCGGTTGATAAATTGGGCAGCTATGCGATTAATGAAACTGTATTAGCCAAACATATTGATGCAGTTGTGAAATATCCTTTGGTAAAAGCCGATGCAATAAAAAGAAAAGGATTTAAAATAGTGATTGACGCCATCAATAGTACAGGTGCTATTGCCGTACCTGAATTACTGAGAGCTTTAGGAGTAGAAGATGCCAATATTATTGTCTTAAACGAAGAGGTAAACGGTAAGTTTGCGCATAACCCTGAACCTTTACCGGAACATTTAAATAGTTTACGTAACGAAGTAAAACAAAGAAAAGCTGACTTAGGAATTGCAGTCGATCCGGATGTGGATAGATTATGTTTTGTCTGTGAAGACGGCTCTTTATTTGGGGAAGAATATACTTTGGTGGCTGTGGCAGATTATATTTTACAACACAAGAAAGGGAATACAGTAAGTAATATGTCTTCAACACGTGCATTACGTGATATTACAGAAAATGCAGGTGGAGAATATTTTGCAAGCGCAGTAGGTGAAGTCAATGTTGTAAACAAGATGAAAGCAGTAAATGCAGTCATCGGCGGCGAGGGTAATGGAGGCATTATTGTACCTGATTTGCACTATGGTCGTGACGCATTAATTGGTATTGCTTTATTTTTGTCTTTAATAGTCGATAAAAAAAGTGTACACCATTTACGGAATCAATATCCTAATTATTTTATTTCAAAGAACAAAATAGAGCTTGAAAACGGCATTGACACTTCAAAAGTATTTGGTCACATTATTTCTAAATACAAAAACAACCCCATCAATAAAGAAGATGGGTTAAAAATTGAATTCGATAAAGATTGGGTTCACCTCCGTACCAGTAATACTGAACCTATTGTACGTATTTATGCAGAAAGCTCCTCTCCTACTACAGCTGAAAATATTGCAAAACGCATTATGCAAGACATCAAAGAAACTATGTAA
- a CDS encoding FKBP-type peptidyl-prolyl cis-trans isomerase, with the protein MKKLLYVMSGIALIAFTSCNMGYKTTKSGMKYKIFSGKAAHADTVGVKVEPGDIVKFQFKYTIADSKGKDSTLGENYSQMPGYQKADTSERSKLTILELFPLLKSGDSADIAINIDSVLKMIPEGQAPPFLKKGGTIHAVLSILNVFKNDSIARLDVNKEQTKEQAREAVKFKESAAELDKYIKDKGIKAIKTPDGIYIALETPGDISLKADSGMQASVLYTGKLLNGQIFDTNLDSTFNRYHPGVIKVDVGQHRTIEGWDKALPYFGKGAKGTIYIPAGLAYGARAQGAEIPAYSNLVFDIQVTDVTKSEAAKPQMQMTPEMQKQMQEAIQKQMEAQKQKSGH; encoded by the coding sequence ATGAAAAAACTACTCTACGTAATGAGCGGTATAGCTTTGATTGCGTTTACCTCTTGTAATATGGGTTACAAGACTACTAAATCTGGAATGAAATATAAAATTTTTTCTGGAAAAGCTGCACACGCAGATACAGTGGGTGTAAAAGTTGAACCAGGAGATATTGTAAAATTTCAATTCAAATACACTATCGCGGATAGCAAAGGTAAAGATTCCACCTTAGGAGAAAACTATTCTCAAATGCCCGGCTATCAAAAGGCAGACACAAGCGAAAGAAGTAAATTGACTATTCTGGAACTATTTCCCTTATTAAAATCAGGAGACAGTGCGGATATAGCCATCAATATAGATAGTGTATTAAAAATGATTCCAGAAGGACAGGCGCCTCCATTTTTGAAAAAAGGAGGAACTATTCATGCAGTATTAAGTATCTTAAACGTATTTAAGAATGATTCTATTGCACGCTTAGACGTTAACAAGGAACAAACAAAAGAACAAGCTCGTGAAGCTGTAAAATTTAAAGAATCTGCTGCTGAATTAGATAAATATATCAAAGACAAGGGTATTAAAGCAATCAAAACACCAGACGGTATTTATATAGCTTTAGAAACACCGGGTGATATTAGTTTAAAAGCCGATTCTGGTATGCAGGCTAGTGTATTATATACCGGTAAATTATTAAACGGTCAGATCTTCGATACTAATTTAGATTCTACCTTCAACCGTTATCATCCGGGTGTAATTAAAGTGGATGTTGGTCAACACCGTACTATCGAAGGATGGGATAAAGCTTTACCTTATTTTGGAAAGGGAGCAAAAGGCACTATTTATATTCCTGCAGGTTTGGCATATGGCGCAAGAGCACAAGGAGCCGAGATCCCTGCTTACAGCAATTTAGTTTTTGATATTCAAGTTACAGATGTGACAAAATCAGAAGCGGCAAAACCACAAATGCAAATGACACCTGAAATGCAAAAGCAAATGCAAGAAGCCATTCAAAAGCAAATGGAGGCGCAAAAGCAAAAAAGTGGTCATTAA
- a CDS encoding cysteine desulfurase family protein gives MNNRIYFDNAATTSLDKEVLDAMMPYLTTHFGNPSSIYSYGRETRLAVENARKAVAKILNAHPAEIFFTSGGTESSNTAITAAVRDLGCKHMITSPIEHHATMHTTEHLHDTGEAKLSLVKLLPNGHVDLENLEELLASITEKTLVTLLHANNEIGNILDIHVVGEICKKYNAIFHCDTVQTVGHYPFNLKETPVHFITSAGHKFHGPKGVGILYINEDVKIKPFINGGSQERNMRAGTENVYGIVGFAKALQMATDNYEKESTYIQELKKYMYDQLIAEIPGVRFHGDVLGNSLYTVLNVGFPKSEKSDMLLFNLDINNICVSGGSACTSGANQGSHVIKAVYPAEDTDSVRFSFSKENTKEEIDIVVEKLKEII, from the coding sequence ATGAATAACAGGATTTATTTCGACAATGCGGCAACTACTTCTCTAGACAAAGAAGTTTTAGATGCGATGATGCCTTATTTAACTACACATTTTGGCAATCCTTCTTCTATATACAGTTACGGCAGAGAAACGAGATTGGCTGTAGAGAATGCACGTAAAGCAGTCGCTAAAATTTTAAATGCGCATCCTGCCGAAATATTTTTCACAAGTGGAGGTACAGAAAGCAGCAATACCGCCATTACTGCTGCCGTCCGCGATTTGGGATGCAAACATATGATCACTTCTCCCATTGAGCATCATGCCACAATGCATACAACAGAACATCTGCATGATACAGGTGAAGCAAAATTGAGTCTCGTAAAACTTCTTCCAAATGGCCACGTGGATCTAGAAAATTTAGAAGAACTATTAGCCAGCATTACTGAAAAAACATTGGTCACGCTTTTGCATGCCAATAATGAAATTGGTAATATTCTTGATATTCATGTTGTTGGTGAAATTTGTAAAAAATATAATGCAATTTTTCATTGTGACACTGTACAAACAGTTGGCCACTACCCTTTCAATTTAAAAGAAACTCCTGTACATTTTATTACTTCTGCAGGTCACAAATTCCACGGTCCAAAAGGTGTAGGAATATTATATATTAACGAAGATGTAAAAATAAAGCCCTTCATTAATGGAGGTTCACAAGAAAGAAATATGCGTGCCGGCACAGAGAATGTATACGGAATTGTAGGGTTCGCGAAAGCGCTTCAAATGGCTACAGACAATTACGAAAAAGAAAGCACTTATATTCAAGAATTAAAAAAATACATGTATGATCAATTAATCGCCGAAATACCGGGCGTAAGATTTCACGGAGATGTATTAGGCAATAGTCTTTACACTGTTTTAAATGTAGGATTTCCCAAGAGTGAAAAATCAGACATGCTACTATTTAATTTAGATATTAATAATATTTGCGTTTCCGGAGGGAGTGCATGTACAAGTGGCGCGAATCAAGGTTCACACGTCATCAAAGCGGTCTATCCCGCTGAAGATACTGACTCGGTACGTTTCTCCTTTTCGAAAGAGAATACAAAAGAAGAAATAGATATCGTGGTCGAAAAACTGAAAGAGATTATTTAA
- a CDS encoding dihydroorotase: MNVLLKNVTVIDDSSAHHLKKKDILIEKGIIQKIGDQLSKSDIQTIEADQAFVSPGWIDIFTHLSDPGLEHRETLESGADAAFAGGFTKVFTIANTEPVIDNKTQVSYITEKSKSLPVQIFPIGAITKNAEGSNLSEMYDMYNAGAIAFSDGLHPAQSPGLFLKALQYVKAFDGVLIQQPFDTTIGTYGLINEGIISTQLGLPGLPAVAEELMIMRDIELLRYSESKLHITGISSAKSVSLIAKAKAEGLQITCSVTPYHLLFTDEDLQSYDTNLKLNPPLRTKADRAALRKGVLDGTIDLIASHHFPQHSDDKDKEFEYAKNGMIGLQTAYAVVQEALPELSTEKIVDLFSFNATKIFKINSPKISEGMEANLTIFNPKGKTLLTRENNKSRSNNTPLFNTTLKGKVMATIARNKIFINE; the protein is encoded by the coding sequence ATGAATGTACTCTTAAAAAATGTAACAGTTATAGATGATTCTTCTGCTCATCATTTAAAGAAGAAAGACATTTTAATTGAGAAGGGCATTATTCAAAAAATTGGCGACCAATTATCAAAAAGCGATATACAGACAATAGAAGCAGATCAAGCTTTTGTCAGCCCTGGTTGGATAGATATTTTTACACATTTGTCTGATCCGGGATTAGAACATCGGGAGACCTTGGAATCTGGAGCAGATGCAGCTTTTGCAGGGGGCTTTACAAAAGTTTTTACGATTGCCAATACAGAACCGGTTATTGATAATAAAACCCAGGTTAGCTATATCACAGAAAAGTCAAAGTCACTTCCGGTTCAAATTTTTCCAATAGGGGCTATTACAAAAAATGCAGAAGGAAGTAATCTTTCCGAAATGTACGATATGTACAACGCAGGTGCCATTGCTTTTTCTGATGGATTGCATCCAGCACAGTCACCTGGATTATTTCTAAAAGCATTGCAATATGTGAAAGCTTTTGACGGTGTCTTAATACAGCAACCATTTGATACAACGATTGGCACTTATGGTTTGATAAATGAAGGCATCATTTCCACTCAATTAGGCTTACCGGGTCTGCCAGCCGTTGCAGAGGAATTGATGATCATGCGCGATATAGAATTGTTGCGCTATTCCGAAAGTAAGTTGCATATCACCGGAATATCATCTGCAAAAAGTGTTAGTTTAATTGCAAAGGCAAAAGCAGAAGGTTTACAAATTACTTGTAGTGTTACGCCTTACCATTTATTATTTACTGACGAAGATTTACAATCTTACGATACCAATTTAAAACTCAACCCTCCTTTACGCACTAAGGCAGATCGTGCTGCTTTGAGAAAAGGCGTTTTAGATGGAACTATCGATCTGATTGCTTCTCATCATTTCCCGCAACACAGCGACGATAAAGATAAAGAGTTTGAATATGCCAAAAATGGCATGATTGGTTTACAGACAGCTTATGCAGTTGTTCAGGAAGCATTACCAGAATTAAGCACTGAAAAAATAGTTGACTTATTCTCTTTTAATGCAACTAAAATATTTAAAATAAATAGCCCTAAGATTTCTGAAGGCATGGAAGCTAATCTTACTATTTTTAATCCGAAAGGAAAAACTCTCCTTACCAGAGAAAATAACAAAAGCAGGTCTAATAACACGCCACTTTTTAATACCACATTAAAAGGAAAAGTAATGGCGACAATCGCGAGAAACAAAATTTTTATTAACGAATAA
- a CDS encoding alanine racemase, protein MAFITLNTEKLKENYIHLDAFFKRHHIQWAVVSKLLCGNRKYLESLIHLGVQQICDSRVSNLRTIKSINPSVETIYIKPPAKRSVSSVVQYADVSFNTELSTMKLLSKAAVSANKIHKVVIMIELGELREGVMRENLVEFYSDVFKLPNIEVIGIGANLTCMYGVLPNHDKLIQLCIYKELIEAKFNKKILFVSGGASVTIPLIDKGLLPNGINHFRVGETLYLGTDVYNNTAYENMHNDVFKLYAEVIEMNEKPMVPIGELGHNLSGEKLEFDEAAMSENAHRAIIDLGLLDIESDHLTPFDDDLKIAGVSSDMMVIDLGENPRNIKTGDLIEFKMDYLGVLRIMHSKYIEKRFEGVAL, encoded by the coding sequence ATGGCATTCATTACACTGAACACAGAAAAATTAAAAGAGAATTATATTCATTTAGATGCGTTTTTCAAGCGACATCACATCCAATGGGCGGTAGTCAGTAAGCTCTTATGCGGAAATAGGAAATACCTTGAAAGCCTTATTCATCTTGGCGTTCAGCAGATTTGTGATTCGAGAGTTTCTAATTTAAGAACGATAAAATCAATTAACCCTTCCGTAGAAACCATCTATATAAAACCGCCGGCTAAACGTTCTGTATCAAGTGTTGTGCAATATGCTGACGTAAGTTTTAACACCGAGCTATCTACAATGAAATTGCTCTCCAAAGCAGCTGTATCGGCAAATAAGATACACAAAGTGGTGATTATGATTGAGCTGGGTGAACTGCGCGAAGGCGTAATGCGGGAAAATTTGGTCGAATTTTATTCGGATGTTTTTAAGCTGCCCAATATTGAAGTAATTGGCATTGGTGCTAATCTTACCTGTATGTATGGCGTGCTGCCAAACCACGATAAATTGATTCAATTATGTATTTATAAGGAACTGATAGAAGCAAAGTTTAATAAAAAGATTCTTTTTGTTTCTGGTGGAGCCTCTGTCACTATTCCACTTATTGACAAAGGATTGTTGCCTAATGGTATCAATCATTTCAGGGTAGGCGAAACCTTATACTTGGGTACTGATGTGTATAACAATACTGCTTATGAAAATATGCATAATGATGTTTTTAAATTATATGCAGAAGTAATAGAAATGAACGAAAAGCCAATGGTGCCAATAGGGGAATTGGGGCATAACTTGAGTGGTGAAAAATTGGAATTTGATGAGGCAGCTATGAGCGAGAATGCGCACCGAGCCATTATCGATTTAGGACTGTTGGATATAGAATCGGATCATTTGACTCCCTTTGACGATGATTTGAAAATTGCTGGAGTAAGTTCCGACATGATGGTAATTGATTTAGGAGAGAATCCGCGAAATATTAAGACCGGTGATTTAATTGAATTTAAAATGGACTATCTCGGTGTGTTGCGTATCATGCATTCCAAGTATATCGAAAAAAGATTTGAGGGAGTAGCTTTGTAA
- a CDS encoding DUF4199 domain-containing protein, producing the protein MEKKQNANLMGALIISLIIIVIELVLYFTNQMENKGLGMITYLVFIVGICMICVQYSKEKNGNVTFGNLFAQGFKTSALVALIMIVWSVLMFKVLFPDLPDQLMQAQRTKMLEKGLTDEQMAQGMTFAKKFFMTFVIGGVILMYAILGAIASLLGAAIAKKNPKASNPFGE; encoded by the coding sequence ATGGAAAAGAAACAAAATGCAAATTTAATGGGTGCGCTTATCATTTCATTGATTATTATAGTCATTGAACTTGTACTGTATTTTACCAATCAAATGGAAAATAAGGGGCTGGGAATGATTACCTATTTGGTCTTTATTGTTGGCATTTGTATGATTTGCGTACAATATTCAAAAGAAAAAAACGGGAATGTAACTTTTGGCAATTTATTTGCACAGGGCTTTAAGACATCCGCACTTGTGGCTTTGATAATGATTGTCTGGAGCGTATTGATGTTTAAAGTGCTTTTTCCTGATTTACCCGATCAACTTATGCAAGCGCAAAGAACTAAAATGTTGGAAAAGGGATTAACAGATGAACAAATGGCGCAAGGAATGACATTCGCCAAAAAATTCTTTATGACTTTTGTTATTGGTGGTGTAATCTTAATGTATGCAATATTGGGCGCCATTGCTTCCTTACTGGGAGCAGCTATTGCAAAGAAAAATCCGAAAGCGTCCAATCCATTTGGCGAATAA
- a CDS encoding pyridoxal phosphate-dependent aminotransferase, producing the protein MSTLSISKRGSEMPESPIRKLVPYAEAAKARGIKVHHLNIGQPDIETPPAILDAVKHMHLKVLEYSHSAGNESYRKKLVQYYKRNHIEVKPEEILITTGGSEAILFGFMACLDPGDEVIIPEPFYANYNGFAIEAGAKVIPITSSIESGFALPPIKDFEKLITPRTKAIIICNPNNPTGYLYSREEMETLKEIVLKHNLYLFSDEAYREFCYEGTHYSAMLLKDAEENVVLMDTISKRYSACGARIGAFVTHNKLVIQTALKLAQARLSPPGLAQILGEAATDLPVDYFDGTRAEYKKRRDTLVSRLNAMEGVFCPNPGGAFYAMAKLPIDDAEKFCQWLLEDFSHKDQTLMMAPAPGFYATKYLGKNEVRLAYVLNVQDIEAAMDCLEVALKQYPGKQL; encoded by the coding sequence ATGTCAACACTAAGTATTAGCAAACGTGGGTCAGAAATGCCCGAATCCCCCATTCGAAAACTTGTTCCTTATGCTGAAGCTGCCAAAGCTCGTGGCATTAAAGTACATCATCTTAACATTGGGCAGCCCGATATTGAAACACCTCCTGCAATTTTAGATGCAGTAAAGCATATGCATTTAAAAGTACTGGAATACAGTCATAGTGCAGGCAATGAGAGTTATAGAAAAAAACTTGTTCAATATTATAAACGAAATCATATCGAGGTAAAGCCGGAAGAAATCCTTATTACGACCGGCGGCTCAGAAGCTATTCTCTTTGGGTTTATGGCATGTTTAGATCCGGGAGACGAAGTAATTATTCCCGAACCTTTTTATGCTAATTATAATGGGTTTGCCATCGAAGCCGGAGCTAAAGTTATTCCTATAACTTCTTCCATTGAGAGCGGCTTTGCCTTACCGCCGATAAAAGATTTTGAAAAGTTGATTACACCAAGAACAAAAGCAATTATTATTTGTAATCCGAATAATCCAACCGGTTACTTATATAGTCGCGAAGAGATGGAAACACTTAAAGAAATCGTTTTAAAACATAATCTGTATCTTTTCTCGGATGAAGCCTATCGTGAATTTTGTTACGAAGGCACACATTATAGTGCCATGCTTTTGAAGGATGCAGAGGAGAACGTAGTTTTAATGGATACTATCAGTAAGCGCTATAGTGCATGTGGCGCACGTATTGGTGCATTTGTAACACATAATAAGTTGGTAATTCAAACTGCACTAAAACTAGCTCAAGCACGTTTAAGTCCTCCAGGTTTAGCCCAAATATTAGGTGAAGCAGCAACTGATTTACCTGTTGATTATTTTGATGGGACCCGAGCTGAATATAAAAAAAGAAGAGATACTTTAGTAAGTAGATTAAATGCAATGGAAGGCGTATTTTGTCCAAACCCTGGTGGTGCTTTTTATGCTATGGCAAAATTGCCCATTGATGATGCAGAAAAATTTTGTCAATGGTTATTAGAAGATTTTTCACATAAAGATCAAACCCTCATGATGGCGCCAGCACCTGGCTTCTACGCTACAAAATATCTGGGAAAAAATGAGGTGCGCCTGGCTTATGTATTGAATGTACAAGATATTGAGGCTGCAATGGATTGCCTTGAAGTTGCACTTAAGCAATATCCCGGCAAACAGCTTTAG
- a CDS encoding T9SS type A sorting domain-containing protein, whose translation MTRSIHFKLKDPFISVCFFAVLLSFSNAVKGTIYSSFKDSFSFEEEFYSPIFSTEKLITCYPNPAVSHISFKFDNNVQNTSKLSIYSFTGKKMNEFNITNNLIMITLENYFRGLYVYLLKDTAGNILESGKFQVKN comes from the coding sequence ATGACTCGAAGTATTCATTTCAAATTAAAGGACCCATTTATTAGCGTTTGTTTTTTTGCTGTATTGTTATCTTTCAGCAATGCTGTAAAAGGAACTATTTATTCTTCATTTAAAGATTCATTTTCTTTTGAAGAAGAGTTTTACAGCCCAATTTTCAGTACAGAGAAACTAATAACCTGCTACCCGAACCCTGCTGTATCTCATATCAGCTTTAAGTTTGACAATAATGTACAAAATACTTCGAAGTTGTCGATTTATAGCTTTACGGGTAAAAAAATGAATGAATTTAATATAACAAATAACCTAATAATGATCACCTTGGAGAATTATTTTAGAGGACTATATGTCTATCTGCTTAAAGACACTGCTGGCAATATCCTTGAAAGCGGCAAATTCCAGGTAAAAAACTAA
- a CDS encoding glycosyltransferase family 2 protein encodes MYSSTMINISIIVPLFNEDESLRELSDWITKVMKENNFTYEVIMIDDGSTDKSWDVIQDIAKINTNFKGIKFQRNYGKSAALNEGFKAAIGEVIITMDADMQDSPDEVPELYKMIMVEGFDLVSGWKKKRYDNKLTKNLPSKLFNAAARRSSGIKLHDFNCGLKAYRKKVIKSIEVYGEMHRYIPVLAKWAGFKNIGEKVVEHRARKYGITKFGWERFINGFLDLGTISFISRFGKRPMHFFGLYGSLCFLVGFISSIYLIVLKLIHPNVGLTNSPLFFIALTAMVIGMQLFLAGFIGELIARNSADRNVYLIEKKLGID; translated from the coding sequence ATGTATAGCTCAACGATGATTAATATTTCCATTATTGTTCCCCTGTTTAATGAAGATGAATCGCTTCGTGAACTAAGTGATTGGATTACTAAAGTAATGAAAGAAAACAATTTCACCTACGAAGTGATTATGATAGACGATGGAAGTACCGATAAAAGCTGGGACGTAATACAAGATATCGCCAAAATCAACACCAATTTCAAGGGCATAAAATTTCAACGCAACTACGGTAAATCTGCTGCATTGAATGAAGGTTTTAAAGCAGCCATCGGAGAGGTAATTATAACAATGGATGCGGACATGCAAGATAGCCCCGACGAAGTACCGGAATTGTATAAAATGATAATGGTAGAAGGTTTTGATCTGGTAAGTGGCTGGAAGAAAAAGCGCTATGATAATAAACTAACCAAAAACCTTCCCTCGAAACTCTTTAATGCGGCAGCAAGGAGAAGCTCCGGGATAAAATTACATGATTTTAATTGTGGTTTAAAGGCTTATAGAAAAAAGGTGATAAAAAGTATTGAAGTATATGGTGAAATGCACCGCTATATTCCTGTTTTGGCAAAATGGGCTGGTTTTAAAAATATTGGCGAAAAAGTCGTTGAACATCGTGCTCGTAAATATGGCATTACCAAATTTGGGTGGGAACGCTTTATAAACGGATTTTTAGACCTGGGAACCATTTCCTTTATTAGTCGTTTTGGCAAAAGACCCATGCATTTTTTCGGATTATATGGTAGTCTATGTTTCTTGGTAGGTTTTATCAGCAGTATATATTTAATTGTGCTCAAACTAATACACCCAAATGTCGGCCTTACAAATAGTCCTTTATTTTTTATCGCACTAACTGCGATGGTTATAGGTATGCAATTATTTCTAGCCGGCTTTATTGGTGAATTAATTGCAAGAAATTCCGCCGATAGAAATGTATATTTAATTGAAAAGAAACTGGGAATTGATTAA